From one Bos javanicus breed banteng chromosome 15, ARS-OSU_banteng_1.0, whole genome shotgun sequence genomic stretch:
- the LOC133260952 gene encoding olfactory receptor 52L1 → MTTLSNSSWRLIQPSFFLIGIPGLEESQHWIALPLCVLYLLALLGNVTVLFTIWTDPSLHQPMYLFLAMLSGTDLVLASSTAPKTLAVLLVHAHEIGYTVCLIQMFFIHAFSSMESGVLVAMALDRYVAICHPLHHSTILHPRVIGRIGMAVLVRGILLLLPFPILLRRLVFCQATIIGHAYCEHMAVVKLSCSDSTVNRAYGLAVALLVVGLDVLAIGVSYALILQAVLKVPGGEARLKAFSTCGSHICVILVFYVPGMFSFLTHRFGRQVPHHVHVLLATLYLLVPPALNPLVYGVKTQQIRQRVLRVFDIKGQI, encoded by the coding sequence ATGACAACCCTGAGTAATTCCAGCTGGAGGCTGATCCAGCCATCCTTTTTCCTGATCGGCATCCCGGGTTTAGAGGAAAGCCAGCACTGGATAGCACTGCCGCTGTGTGTCCTTTACCTCCTTGCCCTACTGGGCAATGTCACCGTCCTCTTCACCATCTGGACTGACCCATCCTTGCACCAGCCTATGTACCTCTTTCTGGCCATGCTCTCTGGCACTGACCTGGTTCTGGCTTCCTCCACAGCACCCAAAACCCTTGCAGTGCTCCTGGTTCACGCCCATGAGATTGGGTACACCGTCTGTCTGATCCAGATGTTCTTCATCCATGCGTTCTCTTCCATGGAGTCAGGGGTACTTGTGGCCATGGCTCTGGATCGCTATGTAGCCATCTGTCACCCTCTGCACCATTCTACCATCCTGCATCCCAGGGTCATAGGGCGCATTGGGATGGCAGTGTTGGTGCGGGGGatactcctcctcctccccttccccatcttgTTGAGGAGACTTGTCTTCTGCCAGGCCACCATCATAGGCCATGCCTACTGTGAACACATGGCTGTGGTAAAACTCTCCTGCTCAGACAGCACAGTGAACCGAGCCTATGGGCTGGCAGTGGCACTGCTTGTGGTTGGTCTAGATGTCCTGGCCATTGGTGTTTCCTATGCCCTCATCCTGCAGGCGGTGCTGAAGGTACCAGGGGGTGAGGCCCGACTTAAGGCCTTTAGCACATGTGGATCTCATATTTGTGTCATCCTGGTCTTCTATGTGCCTGGAATGTTCTCTTTCCTCACTCACCGCTTTGGCCGGCAGGTGCCCCATCATGTCCATGTTCTTCTGGCCACACTCTACCTCCTGGTGCCACCTGCACTCAATCCTCTGGTCTATGGGGTGAAGACTCAGCAGATCCGCCAGCGAGTACTCAGGGTGTTTGACATAAAAGGACAGATCTGA
- the LOC133261224 gene encoding olfactory receptor 52L1-like has translation MHQEWRNYDFLFVSSLSKPLMTTLSNSSWRLIQPSFFLIGIPGLEESQHWIALPLCVLYLLALLGNVTILFTIWTDPSLHQPMYLFLAMLSGIDLVLASSTAPKTLAVLLVHAHEIGYTVCLIQMFFIHAFSSMESGVLVAMALDRYVAICHPLHHSTILHPRVIGRIGMAVLVRGILLLLPFPILLRRLVFCQATIIGHAYCEHMAVVKLSCSDSTVNRAYGLAVALLVVGLDVLAIGVSYALILQAVLKVPGGEARLKAFSTCGSHICVILVFYVPGIFSFLTHRFGRQVPHHVHVLLATLYLLVPPALNPLVYGVKTQQIRQRVLRVFDIKGQI, from the coding sequence ATGCACCAGGAATGGagaaattatgattttctttttgtctcttcccTTTCCAAGCCATTGATGACAACCCTGAGTAATTCCAGCTGGAGGCTGATCCAGCCATCCTTTTTCCTGATCGGCATCCCGGGTTTAGAGGAAAGCCAGCACTGGATAGCACTGCCGCTGTGTGTCCTTTACCTCCTTGCCCTATTGGGCAATGTCACCATCCTCTTCACCATCTGGACTGACCCATCCTTGCACCAGCCTATGTACCTCTTTCTGGCCATGCTCTCTGGCATTGACCTGGTCCTGGCCTCCTCCACAGCACCCAAAACCCTTGCAGTGCTCCTGGTTCACGCCCATGAGATTGGGTACACCGTCTGTCTGATCCAGATGTTCTTCATCCATGCGTTCTCTTCCATGGAGTCAGGGGTACTTGTGGCCATGGCTCTGGATCGCTATGTAGCCATCTGTCACCCTCTGCACCATTCTACCATCCTGCATCCCAGGGTCATAGGGCGCATTGGGATGGCGGTGCTGGTGCGGGGGatactcctcctcctccccttccccatcttgTTGAGGAGACTTGTCTTCTGCCAGGCCACCATCATAGGCCATGCCTACTGTGAACACATGGCTGTGGTAAAACTCTCCTGCTCAGACAGCACAGTGAACCGAGCCTATGGGCTGGCAGTGGCACTGCTTGTGGTTGGTCTAGATGTCCTGGCCATTGGTGTTTCCTATGCCCTCATCCTGCAGGCGGTGCTGAAGGTACCAGGGGGTGAGGCCCGACTTAAGGCCTTTAGCACATGTGGATCTCATATTTGTGTCATCCTGGTCTTCTACGTGCCTGGAATATTCTCCTTCCTCACTCACCGCTTTGGCCGGCAGGTGCCCCATCATGTCCATGTTCTTCTGGCCACACTCTACCTCCTGGTGCCACCTGCACTCAATCCTCTGGTCTATGGGGTGAAGACTCAGCAGATCCGCCAGCGAGTACTCAGGGTGTTTGACATAAAAGGACAGATCTGA